From a single Cyclobacterium marinum DSM 745 genomic region:
- a CDS encoding sugar phosphate isomerase/epimerase family protein, which yields MHNRRDFIKKTGLATAILGLGLGGQAISMAPRKELFKISLAQWSVNRLLFNKKMDNLDFAVLAKKHGISAVEYVNQFFMDKAKDMAYLKEMKTRAEGEGVTSVLIMCDNEGKLGARDEAERMQTVENHKKWVEAAKFLGCHSIRVNGYSFTRFSADKKDFAESQKLVADGLQSLCEFADTMGINVMIENHGGFSSDAKWLSGVIKAADHPRAGTLPDFGNFLMYREEGEKTLSYDSYKGVKQLMPYAKGVSVKPTVWDGKGNQSQLDYEKMLSIVLKAGYHGYCGIEHGEQGRIWESIVEVREELEAAEKALRSSFSV from the coding sequence ATGCATAACAGAAGAGACTTTATCAAAAAGACCGGATTGGCTACTGCCATTTTGGGTTTAGGACTTGGAGGGCAGGCGATTTCCATGGCACCTCGAAAGGAACTATTCAAAATTTCATTGGCCCAATGGTCTGTCAACAGATTGCTATTCAATAAAAAGATGGACAATTTGGATTTTGCCGTACTAGCCAAAAAACACGGGATTTCAGCAGTAGAATATGTGAACCAGTTTTTTATGGACAAAGCCAAGGACATGGCTTATTTGAAAGAAATGAAAACCCGAGCAGAGGGAGAGGGCGTTACTTCGGTACTGATCATGTGCGATAATGAAGGAAAATTAGGCGCCAGAGATGAGGCGGAACGTATGCAAACTGTGGAAAACCATAAAAAATGGGTAGAAGCAGCAAAGTTCTTAGGCTGTCACTCGATTCGAGTAAATGGGTATTCTTTTACTAGATTCAGTGCAGATAAAAAGGACTTTGCAGAATCTCAGAAACTAGTTGCTGATGGCTTGCAAAGTCTTTGCGAATTTGCAGACACCATGGGTATCAATGTGATGATCGAAAACCATGGTGGTTTCTCAAGCGATGCCAAGTGGCTCTCAGGTGTAATAAAGGCTGCCGACCACCCAAGAGCAGGTACACTTCCGGATTTTGGTAACTTCCTGATGTATAGAGAAGAAGGAGAAAAAACCCTTAGCTACGATTCATATAAAGGTGTGAAACAGTTGATGCCTTATGCCAAAGGAGTAAGTGTAAAGCCTACGGTATGGGACGGAAAAGGCAATCAATCCCAGCTGGATTATGAAAAAATGCTTTCAATTGTTTTAAAGGCAGGGTATCATGGGTATTGTGGCATTGAACATGGAGAGCAGGGACGTATTTGGGAGAGCATTGTCGAAGTTCGAGAAGAGCTTGAAGCAGCAGAGAAAGCGCTTAGAAGTTCTTTTTCTGTTTAA
- a CDS encoding arylsulfatase — protein sequence MIDKILTCILFTITIYSCAEKETALPNIVLIMGDDIGYSDIGAYGGEIETPNINRLAEGGLRFTTFYNMAKCNPTRSTMLTGLYTGGAGAVHIANLTKAAGYQNIMSGKEHFDPWVPEYCKAENVFDHSFYFWATTEYFLPPSGEFERPFFLEGKEIKAEEIEHEQSPMYKTDFITDYALKWLDETFEKEDPFFLYLPYHAAHYPLQARPEDIEKYRGKYLKGWDVLRQERFERMKNLGVLPKGTQLSPPENNLNKSRGPLLADYTDYYAWDSLSAEKKDSLDLEMAVFAAIIDRMDQNIGRVLKKLEENGKLENTIIMYLNDNGSCPFYTNKVIDVAPGPANSYWSLRTNWAMLGNTPFRQHKQSGLEGGSHTPFIVHWPEKIAPNTITDQVGHVVDMAPTFLDLLKIAYPDSIQGHPTIPLHGSSLLPVFMGEQREEPEYFVSGMNKFRMFRSGEYKIVRMNGGPWELYDMTKDPSELVNLADTMPEKVKELAMHYESTPVGNPDGLP from the coding sequence ATGATTGATAAGATTTTAACTTGTATTCTCTTCACAATAACCATTTATTCTTGTGCTGAAAAAGAGACTGCATTGCCAAACATTGTCTTGATAATGGGAGATGACATTGGCTATTCAGATATTGGTGCTTATGGTGGAGAAATAGAAACCCCAAATATTAACCGCCTTGCAGAAGGAGGCTTGAGGTTTACCACTTTCTATAACATGGCCAAATGCAACCCCACCAGATCAACCATGCTAACAGGTTTGTATACCGGTGGGGCAGGGGCCGTGCATATTGCCAACCTGACCAAAGCAGCAGGCTATCAAAATATTATGAGTGGAAAAGAGCATTTCGACCCTTGGGTGCCGGAATATTGTAAAGCTGAGAATGTATTTGATCATTCTTTTTATTTCTGGGCCACTACAGAATACTTTCTACCTCCTTCGGGGGAATTTGAAAGGCCTTTTTTTCTGGAAGGCAAAGAAATAAAAGCTGAGGAGATTGAACATGAGCAAAGCCCCATGTACAAAACAGACTTCATTACCGATTATGCTTTAAAATGGTTGGACGAGACCTTTGAAAAAGAAGATCCTTTCTTTCTCTATTTGCCTTATCATGCAGCCCACTATCCACTTCAGGCCCGACCTGAAGACATAGAAAAATACCGCGGCAAATACCTTAAAGGCTGGGATGTTCTTCGTCAAGAACGCTTTGAGCGAATGAAGAACTTGGGAGTGCTGCCTAAAGGTACTCAACTCAGCCCACCCGAAAATAACTTGAACAAGTCACGGGGGCCTTTGCTGGCAGATTATACTGATTATTATGCTTGGGATAGTTTGTCTGCTGAAAAAAAGGATTCTCTTGACTTAGAAATGGCGGTTTTTGCAGCAATAATTGACCGGATGGATCAAAATATAGGAAGGGTTCTGAAGAAGCTAGAGGAGAATGGTAAATTGGAAAACACCATCATCATGTATTTGAATGACAATGGTTCGTGTCCATTTTACACCAATAAGGTAATAGATGTAGCACCCGGTCCTGCAAATTCCTACTGGAGTTTGCGCACCAATTGGGCCATGTTGGGCAATACACCTTTTAGGCAACACAAGCAGTCAGGCCTAGAGGGAGGAAGCCATACTCCTTTTATCGTCCATTGGCCGGAAAAAATAGCTCCCAATACGATTACCGACCAAGTGGGGCATGTGGTGGACATGGCGCCAACTTTTTTGGACTTGTTAAAAATCGCTTACCCGGACTCAATTCAAGGTCATCCAACCATTCCCTTGCATGGGAGTTCCTTGTTGCCGGTATTTATGGGTGAGCAGCGGGAAGAGCCGGAATACTTTGTTTCCGGAATGAATAAATTCAGAATGTTTAGAAGTGGTGAATATAAAATTGTTCGGATGAATGGGGGACCATGGGAGCTCTACGATATGACCAAAGACCCTTCTGAGCTTGTGAATTTAGCGGATACCATGCCTGAAAAAGTCAAAGAATTGGCCATGCATTATGAATCCACCCCTGTCGGAAATCCTGATGGGCTTCCTTAA
- a CDS encoding LutC/YkgG family protein, translated as MNSSKEAIIAAIKKNKPDILPLPEHPKFPYENNLIEQFQASIKLNGGLAKAGEGKEQIQQYLNEKFSAEQQVLSLVDGIAGNFDIEKVKDPHELEHIEVAVLEGDWGVVENAAIWLPEEKIIHRALPFIAQHLIVLVKVENLLGNMHEVYQKVNVAGPGYGVFVAGPSKTADIEQSLVIGAHGPRSMIVYLMD; from the coding sequence ATGAACAGTAGCAAAGAAGCCATAATAGCGGCTATAAAAAAGAACAAACCAGATATACTTCCCTTACCGGAGCACCCTAAGTTCCCTTATGAAAATAACCTGATCGAACAGTTTCAGGCCAGTATAAAATTGAATGGTGGTTTGGCCAAAGCAGGCGAAGGAAAAGAGCAAATTCAGCAATACCTGAATGAAAAGTTTTCAGCTGAACAACAGGTTTTGTCTTTGGTAGATGGAATAGCGGGAAATTTTGATATAGAAAAAGTTAAAGACCCCCATGAATTAGAGCACATTGAGGTGGCTGTATTGGAAGGAGATTGGGGTGTGGTAGAAAATGCTGCCATATGGCTTCCTGAGGAAAAAATCATTCACAGGGCATTGCCATTTATTGCCCAACATTTGATCGTTTTGGTTAAAGTGGAAAACCTCTTGGGAAATATGCATGAAGTTTATCAAAAGGTCAATGTAGCAGGTCCGGGATATGGCGTGTTTGTCGCCGGCCCTTCTAAAACGGCAGATATAGAACAGTCATTGGTCATTGGGGCTCATGGACCTAGAAGCATGATTGTTTATTTAATGGATTAA
- a CDS encoding lactate utilization protein B has protein sequence MKTTPTHAAAAEEFLKDGERSHWHDDTLWHVRSKRDVAAQKIPEWEQLRNNASQIKDHVLSNLDNLLLQFEKNARENGIEVLWAKDADEHNQHVLRILEENQVKNLVKSKSILTEECGLNHFLEDKGYDVVDTDLGERIIQFNKQVPSHIVMPAIHLKKKEIGDIFHEHLGTDAGADDPAYLTEAARQHLRQKFIQAKAAITGVNFGIAETGGFVVCTNEGNADMGTHLADLHIACMGIEKIIPRAADLGVFLRLLARSATGQSITNYTSHFHRPRKGKKMYLILVDNGRTNQLGREDFRNSLKCIRCGACMNTCPIYRRSSGFSYGSTVPGPIGSILSPGMDLKKHSTLPFASTLCGSCTNVCPVKINIHEQLYKWRQVITKEGPSQPSKKWAMRFGGNVMSKPKLFDMMGNLARKSLSISPRGFVYNSFNAWGKHRELPEVPKESFKDWYRKNRKQ, from the coding sequence ATGAAGACAACACCAACCCATGCAGCTGCAGCAGAAGAGTTTCTAAAGGACGGGGAGCGCAGTCATTGGCACGATGATACACTTTGGCATGTTCGTAGCAAACGTGATGTAGCCGCACAAAAGATCCCTGAATGGGAGCAATTAAGGAACAATGCTTCTCAAATTAAGGATCATGTGCTATCAAACTTAGATAATTTATTGTTGCAGTTTGAGAAAAACGCAAGAGAAAATGGCATTGAAGTATTGTGGGCCAAAGACGCTGACGAGCACAATCAGCACGTATTGCGTATCCTGGAGGAAAATCAGGTGAAAAATCTGGTGAAAAGTAAATCTATACTTACAGAAGAATGTGGTCTCAACCATTTCCTCGAAGACAAAGGTTATGATGTAGTAGATACAGATCTTGGAGAAAGGATCATACAATTTAACAAACAGGTTCCGAGTCATATTGTAATGCCCGCCATTCACCTTAAGAAAAAAGAGATTGGAGATATTTTTCACGAACACTTGGGAACGGACGCCGGTGCGGATGATCCGGCTTACCTCACCGAAGCGGCTCGCCAACATTTAAGACAAAAATTTATCCAAGCCAAGGCAGCCATTACAGGAGTTAATTTTGGAATCGCTGAAACAGGTGGTTTTGTGGTTTGTACCAATGAGGGCAATGCCGATATGGGTACTCACCTGGCAGATTTGCACATCGCTTGTATGGGTATAGAAAAAATTATTCCCAGGGCAGCAGATCTAGGTGTTTTTCTTCGCCTGCTTGCCAGAAGCGCCACCGGCCAAAGTATTACCAATTATACCTCGCACTTTCACCGTCCCAGGAAAGGAAAAAAAATGTATTTAATCCTAGTGGACAATGGTAGAACCAACCAATTGGGACGTGAGGATTTCAGAAATTCGCTTAAATGTATTCGCTGTGGTGCATGTATGAATACCTGTCCTATTTATCGTAGAAGTAGTGGCTTTAGTTATGGCTCCACGGTACCAGGGCCAATCGGTTCCATCCTCTCTCCGGGAATGGACTTGAAAAAGCACAGTACTTTACCTTTTGCCTCCACCCTATGTGGCTCTTGTACGAATGTTTGTCCGGTGAAAATTAATATTCATGAGCAACTGTACAAATGGCGACAAGTAATTACCAAAGAAGGACCATCTCAGCCTTCTAAAAAATGGGCCATGCGATTTGGGGGAAATGTAATGTCCAAGCCAAAACTTTTTGACATGATGGGAAATCTAGCCAGAAAATCCTTGTCAATAAGTCCTAGAGGGTTTGTTTACAATAGTTTTAACGCTTGGGGAAAACACAGGGAGTTGCCCGAAGTGCCAAAAGAGAGTTTTAAGGACTGGTACCGTAAAAACAGGAAGCAATGA
- a CDS encoding (Fe-S)-binding protein: MKVGLFIPCYVDQFYPQVAIASLELLESAGVDVDYPLKQTCCGQPMANSGYQDYGEGAADLFRKNFSGFDYVVCPSGSCTLHTKDHIYSGKDNEPKVYELCEFLTDVLKIKNLKANFPYKVGIHASCHGLRGLNLAKPSELMGVEFNKPKQLLEMVNGIELVNLTRKDECCGFGGTFAVFEEAVSVSMGKDRIKDHEEQGVQVITGADMSCLMHLEGILRRENSPVKVMHIAEILNGQVPRTQNQK; the protein is encoded by the coding sequence ATGAAAGTTGGATTATTTATACCATGTTATGTAGATCAATTTTACCCTCAGGTAGCCATCGCTAGTCTTGAGCTCTTAGAAAGCGCAGGGGTGGATGTGGACTATCCCTTAAAACAAACCTGTTGTGGTCAGCCTATGGCCAACTCAGGATATCAGGATTATGGAGAGGGAGCAGCCGATTTATTTCGAAAGAACTTTAGTGGGTTTGATTATGTGGTCTGTCCATCCGGTAGCTGTACCCTACATACTAAGGACCATATCTACTCGGGTAAAGACAACGAACCAAAAGTCTATGAGCTTTGCGAGTTTCTTACCGATGTATTAAAAATAAAAAATCTCAAAGCAAATTTTCCTTATAAGGTAGGCATTCATGCAAGTTGCCATGGGCTCAGAGGTCTTAATCTTGCCAAGCCTTCAGAATTAATGGGGGTTGAATTTAATAAACCCAAACAATTACTAGAAATGGTAAATGGCATCGAATTGGTAAACCTTACAAGGAAAGACGAATGTTGCGGTTTTGGAGGAACATTTGCTGTTTTTGAGGAGGCGGTCTCTGTAAGTATGGGAAAAGACCGCATCAAAGACCATGAGGAACAGGGCGTTCAAGTTATTACAGGAGCTGATATGTCTTGTTTGATGCACTTGGAAGGAATTCTTCGGCGAGAAAATAGCCCTGTAAAGGTCATGCACATAGCCGAAATCCTAAATGGTCAAGTACCAAGAACCCAAAACCAGAAGTAA
- a CDS encoding 6-bladed beta-propeller: MNKPKPILLSIELLLIFSMVACTNPETDEKIVNISIAPDDYPTLSYQDFTVEEMIRLETTEENLMGMDLRVKFSENLMAVMDENKANKLHLFDRRGSYLNAIAEVGEGPGTIRSLRDFEFGKTEEVLVLSPIEDKAKIFKFSKDGNFSEAFELAYSADSFIRLEGGGFLFQGGYNLPFVTHRVVRTDAEGKIQHRYLENDYENVMLPMMERNFFPSDKGVFMLEIFNPNIYLHKADSLTKVLHADFGTYDLPANFWDVDLMDSFGEMNENGFATFKGVFQQENLMVIDIVVQKGRSMSKHILFKRDKDIYKLKADRDDDMVFFYPIGINKKEQVLFLTYRSILEKHAHEFPETFSTDGLPKKGLDYPVILHVRLNEQL; encoded by the coding sequence ATGAATAAACCCAAACCTATTTTATTATCGATTGAATTATTACTCATTTTTTCAATGGTTGCCTGTACAAACCCTGAAACTGATGAAAAAATAGTAAATATTTCTATTGCACCGGATGATTACCCAACCCTATCTTATCAGGATTTTACGGTAGAGGAAATGATTCGGCTGGAAACAACTGAAGAAAACCTTATGGGCATGGACCTGCGCGTAAAATTTTCTGAAAATCTCATGGCGGTAATGGATGAAAACAAAGCGAATAAGCTTCACTTATTTGACCGGAGAGGAAGTTACCTTAATGCTATTGCCGAGGTTGGTGAAGGGCCTGGAACCATCCGGTCTCTGAGGGACTTTGAGTTTGGAAAAACAGAGGAGGTATTGGTGCTTTCTCCTATTGAAGACAAAGCCAAAATATTCAAATTTTCAAAGGATGGAAATTTCAGTGAAGCATTTGAATTGGCTTATAGCGCGGATTCTTTTATTAGATTAGAGGGGGGAGGTTTTTTATTTCAAGGAGGGTATAATCTCCCATTTGTAACGCATAGGGTGGTTCGAACAGATGCTGAAGGGAAAATTCAACATCGCTATTTAGAAAACGATTATGAGAACGTAATGCTACCCATGATGGAACGTAATTTTTTTCCATCCGATAAAGGGGTTTTTATGCTTGAAATATTCAACCCAAATATATACTTGCATAAGGCTGATAGTCTTACCAAAGTACTCCATGCTGATTTCGGTACTTATGATTTACCGGCCAATTTTTGGGATGTGGATCTTATGGATAGCTTTGGGGAGATGAATGAAAATGGTTTTGCCACTTTTAAGGGTGTTTTCCAACAAGAAAATTTGATGGTTATAGACATCGTAGTCCAAAAAGGAAGGTCTATGTCCAAACACATTTTATTCAAAAGGGACAAAGATATCTACAAGCTAAAAGCAGATAGGGACGACGATATGGTATTCTTTTACCCTATCGGTATTAATAAAAAAGAACAAGTACTTTTCCTTACCTACAGATCTATTCTAGAAAAACATGCCCATGAGTTTCCCGAAACATTCTCTACAGATGGCTTACCGAAGAAAGGTTTAGATTACCCCGTGATATTGCACGTAAGGTTAAACGAACAACTATGA
- a CDS encoding 6-bladed beta-propeller: protein MKKTLCIAIGLLLIVASCKESVKKEIETGPVELKIEMEEIQTAYGIDKFELIPLELNDRSLVGAIDKLIVEKDKIYLLDKEITKSVLCFSIEGKFLFQINSIGEGEGKFSKPFDLNLFNESLQILDIIQKKILVFDLAGNFKQEKSIPFEEQVVNFFPINEHLTAYHMDGRSFGSAETDFIRVFDNRDATISIQGVSDIGSTDAYQVPIEFSGHAGNIKFLHAWTDTIYKISEKGIEAEYILNFGSDRLTKEIKKLPLMEMRKFIMENPYVFNVANLVENEDYLSFQWTRSKAGYANSEDQTYISYFKKSTAGITHFPLSGNWLGEMNLQGPLFGVEDWFYGYLNYEEWNRLSEQNKDDIIKETTGVNAEFLNAENLILVKYRLKDT from the coding sequence ATGAAAAAGACCTTGTGTATTGCTATAGGCTTATTACTTATTGTAGCCTCGTGTAAGGAGTCGGTCAAAAAAGAAATTGAGACAGGTCCGGTGGAGCTGAAAATTGAAATGGAGGAAATCCAAACGGCTTATGGAATAGATAAATTTGAACTTATCCCCTTGGAATTAAATGACAGGTCATTGGTAGGAGCCATTGACAAGCTGATTGTGGAAAAGGATAAAATATACCTACTTGACAAAGAGATTACAAAAAGTGTTTTATGCTTCTCCATTGAAGGTAAGTTCCTATTTCAGATTAATAGTATTGGAGAAGGGGAAGGTAAATTCTCCAAACCATTTGACTTAAACTTGTTCAATGAATCGCTACAGATTTTGGATATAATCCAAAAGAAAATCCTTGTTTTCGATTTGGCAGGCAACTTTAAGCAGGAAAAATCAATCCCGTTTGAGGAACAGGTGGTTAATTTTTTCCCAATCAATGAACACCTTACAGCTTACCATATGGATGGCAGGTCATTTGGATCTGCAGAAACAGACTTTATCAGGGTTTTTGATAATAGAGACGCTACCATTTCCATTCAGGGGGTGTCGGATATAGGAAGTACAGATGCTTACCAAGTTCCCATAGAATTTTCTGGACATGCCGGCAATATTAAGTTTCTCCACGCCTGGACAGATACCATTTACAAAATCTCGGAAAAAGGAATAGAGGCTGAATACATTTTGAATTTTGGCTCAGACCGCTTGACCAAAGAAATAAAGAAACTTCCTTTAATGGAGATGCGGAAGTTCATAATGGAAAACCCATATGTTTTCAATGTAGCAAATCTTGTTGAAAATGAGGATTACCTGAGTTTTCAATGGACCAGAAGTAAAGCCGGCTATGCCAATTCTGAAGACCAAACTTATATTTCCTATTTTAAGAAAAGCACAGCAGGAATAACGCATTTTCCATTGTCAGGAAATTGGTTGGGTGAAATGAACTTGCAGGGTCCACTTTTTGGAGTGGAGGATTGGTTTTATGGTTACCTGAACTACGAAGAATGGAATAGGCTATCAGAACAAAATAAAGATGATATTATTAAAGAAACCACCGGAGTAAATGCTGAATTTCTGAATGCAGAAAACCTAATTTTAGTAAAATACAGGCTAAAAGATACGTAA
- a CDS encoding SAM-dependent methyltransferase: MKAKGILYLIPNVLVLETGQDIMAPIVKNVIAATSHYLVEDFRTARRYISSLKLGVNLEEVHLEKLDKKTPEKHLKKLLEPLFNGHDVGIISEAGCPGIADPGANAVALAHKLGIKVVPLPGPSSMFMALMGSGFNGQSFTFNGYLPIDRKDRVQAIKSLETKSIKENTTQMFMETPFRNNRMLEDLLANLSSNTLLCIASNITGADEMIQTKKVADWRKKHPDLHKIPAVFLIYHS; encoded by the coding sequence ATGAAAGCTAAGGGAATATTATACCTCATACCTAATGTATTGGTACTTGAAACAGGACAGGACATCATGGCTCCTATAGTCAAAAACGTAATCGCAGCAACCTCACATTACTTGGTGGAAGATTTCAGAACAGCACGTAGATATATTAGTAGCCTTAAGTTAGGTGTTAATTTAGAAGAGGTACACCTAGAAAAACTGGATAAAAAAACACCCGAAAAACACTTAAAGAAATTACTTGAACCTTTATTTAATGGGCATGATGTAGGCATTATCTCCGAAGCAGGATGCCCTGGTATTGCTGACCCCGGTGCTAACGCCGTGGCCTTGGCCCATAAATTAGGCATCAAAGTGGTTCCTTTACCGGGACCTTCTTCGATGTTTATGGCATTAATGGGCTCAGGCTTTAATGGACAGTCCTTCACCTTTAATGGCTATTTGCCCATAGACAGAAAAGACAGAGTTCAGGCAATCAAATCATTGGAAACCAAGTCTATTAAGGAAAATACCACCCAAATGTTTATGGAAACCCCTTTCAGAAACAACCGGATGCTCGAAGATCTATTGGCCAACCTGAGTAGCAATACCTTGCTCTGCATTGCAAGCAATATTACAGGTGCCGATGAAATGATCCAGACCAAAAAGGTCGCTGACTGGCGCAAAAAACATCCGGATCTTCATAAAATCCCTGCTGTTTTTCTGATTTATCATTCTTAA
- a CDS encoding DUF2905 domain-containing protein — translation MAKVLIFIGLLLLIAGLLLWFLPKFPGFRGLPGDMVFKKENFTFYFPLGTSILLSLLLTLLLYLWRKFGG, via the coding sequence ATGGCAAAAGTACTTATTTTTATCGGACTGCTGTTATTGATCGCAGGATTGCTGCTTTGGTTCCTGCCTAAATTTCCTGGATTTAGGGGGTTGCCCGGAGATATGGTGTTTAAAAAAGAAAACTTTACCTTTTATTTTCCCCTAGGTACCAGTATACTGCTCAGTTTGTTGTTGACCCTTTTGCTGTATTTGTGGAGGAAATTCGGCGGCTAA
- the tnpA gene encoding IS200/IS605 family transposase: MSSYRQILYHSVINTKDRKLTIPEPHCQTLYRYIWGIVKNTDSTLYQINGIGNHIHLLTDLNPTISLSDFIKNIKVASSMWMRQQKNFPLWESWGKGYGSFTCSYNEKDRLISYIKNQKSHHQKESFVDEYKRLIIENGVEFDKRYLLG; encoded by the coding sequence ATGAGCAGTTATAGACAAATTCTTTACCATTCTGTGATTAACACAAAAGATAGAAAATTAACAATTCCAGAACCTCACTGTCAAACACTCTATAGATATATTTGGGGAATTGTAAAGAACACCGATAGTACGCTTTATCAGATAAATGGAATTGGCAACCACATACATTTATTAACCGATTTAAACCCCACAATATCCCTGTCAGACTTTATCAAGAATATTAAAGTTGCCAGCAGCATGTGGATGAGGCAACAGAAAAACTTTCCATTATGGGAATCTTGGGGAAAAGGATATGGATCGTTTACTTGCTCTTATAATGAAAAGGACCGTTTAATCTCCTATATCAAAAACCAAAAAAGCCATCACCAAAAGGAGTCCTTCGTGGATGAATACAAGCGTTTGATCATAGAAAACGGAGTTGAGTTTGATAAGCGATATCTACTAGGATAG
- a CDS encoding alpha/beta fold hydrolase: MKLNFRKTGTGKPLVILHGLFGSADNWMSIAKGLEKNYSLYLLDQRNHGDSPHSDTWNYTAMAADLKEFMEAEGLQKANFLGHSMGGKTVMKFALTYPEMVDKLVVADIAPRPYPVHHQTILEALNAIDIQNLQSRKEAEDKLAEYIEERGIRQFLLKNLTRKEGAFAWKINLPVISKQIENVGEEITSDKPFSGPALFMGGANSDYIQSGDKEDIDKLFPDNLIIHIKNTGHWLHAEQPEAVISTLKTFLGN, translated from the coding sequence ATGAAATTAAACTTTAGAAAAACAGGCACAGGAAAGCCTTTGGTGATTTTACATGGGCTTTTTGGTTCTGCAGATAATTGGATGAGCATTGCGAAAGGGCTGGAAAAGAATTATTCGCTTTACCTGCTGGATCAGCGCAATCATGGAGATTCCCCCCACAGCGATACCTGGAACTATACGGCAATGGCCGCAGACTTAAAGGAATTTATGGAAGCAGAAGGTTTACAAAAAGCCAATTTCTTAGGGCATTCCATGGGTGGAAAAACGGTGATGAAATTTGCATTAACATATCCTGAAATGGTAGACAAATTAGTAGTAGCAGACATTGCCCCAAGACCTTACCCGGTACATCACCAAACGATTTTGGAAGCACTCAATGCAATCGACATTCAAAACCTTCAATCCAGAAAAGAAGCAGAGGACAAATTAGCCGAATATATTGAGGAGCGTGGTATTCGCCAATTTTTACTGAAAAACCTGACCCGTAAAGAAGGTGCTTTTGCATGGAAAATTAATTTGCCTGTCATATCAAAGCAAATCGAAAATGTCGGTGAGGAAATAACTTCTGACAAGCCTTTTTCCGGTCCTGCACTCTTTATGGGAGGCGCCAATTCGGACTATATTCAAAGCGGTGACAAGGAAGATATTGACAAATTGTTTCCCGATAATCTCATCATCCATATTAAAAATACCGGTCATTGGCTCCATGCAGAGCAGCCAGAAGCAGTGATTTCCACTTTGAAAACTTTTCTAGGAAACTAA
- a CDS encoding pyridoxine 5'-phosphate synthase, whose product MTKLSVNINKIATLRNARGHNNPDLVQVALDAERFGAQGITVHPRPDERHIRYNDVFALKDQVTTEFNIEGYPDKRYMEIIRLAKPAQATLVPDPPEAITSNTGWDTIQHKDLLKDLIAELHSYGVRTSIFINPESKYFEPAKETGTDRVELYTEPYASTYHIDKEKAIAPYLEVASLSKDLGLGLNAGHDLDLHNLKFLKEQIPYLDEVSIGHALICDALYYGLENTIQMYRRQLEV is encoded by the coding sequence ATGACGAAATTAAGTGTAAACATAAATAAAATTGCTACCTTAAGAAATGCACGAGGACACAATAATCCAGATTTGGTCCAAGTAGCATTGGATGCAGAACGTTTTGGTGCGCAAGGAATAACTGTACACCCTAGGCCTGACGAAAGACATATCAGGTATAACGATGTATTCGCACTAAAAGATCAAGTCACTACAGAATTTAATATAGAAGGCTATCCTGATAAAAGGTACATGGAAATCATTCGATTGGCCAAACCGGCTCAGGCAACTCTTGTACCGGACCCGCCGGAAGCCATAACTTCCAATACAGGTTGGGACACCATCCAACATAAGGACCTGCTTAAAGATCTTATTGCAGAACTTCACAGTTATGGGGTAAGGACTTCTATTTTTATTAACCCGGAAAGTAAATACTTTGAACCTGCCAAGGAAACAGGAACAGACAGGGTGGAATTGTATACGGAACCTTATGCAAGTACCTACCATATAGACAAAGAAAAGGCCATTGCCCCTTATTTGGAAGTAGCCTCCCTCTCCAAAGATCTAGGTCTGGGCTTGAATGCCGGCCATGACTTGGATTTACATAATTTGAAATTCCTCAAAGAGCAAATTCCCTATTTGGACGAGGTGTCCATAGGCCATGCCTTGATCTGCGATGCCTTATATTATGGGCTTGAAAATACCATACAGATGTACCGCAGACAATTGGAAGTATAA